One Streptomyces dangxiongensis genomic window, GGCCGTCGGTGACCGTGTCACCCGGCTGGACGTACCACTTGAGGATCTCGGCCTCGGTGAGTCCCTCGCCCACGTCGGGCATCTTGAACTCGCGTACGGACGCTTCCGTCATCGTCGTCACGACCCTCTCCTCAGTACGCCAGCGAGCGGTCGACGGCGTCGAGCACGCGGTCCAGGTCGGGCAGGTACTCCTCCTCCAGGCGGGCCGGCGGGTACGGGGCGTGGTAGCCGCCGACCCGCAGGACGGGTGCCTCCAGGTGGTAGAAGCAGCGTTCGGTGATCCGCGCGGCGATCTCCGCGCCGGAGCCGAAGAACACCGGTGCCTCGTGGACGACGACGAGGCGGCGGGTCTTCTCCACCGAGGCCTGCACGGCGTCGAAGTCGAGGGGGCTGACCGAGCGCAGGTCCAGGACCTCCAGGGACTTGCCCTCCTCTGCCGCCGCGTCCGCGGCCTCGTGGCACAGCTTCACCATCGGGCCGTAGGCGGCCAGGGTGAGGTCCGTGCCCTCGCGGACCACGCGGGCCTTGTGCAGCGGGGCCGGGATCGCCTCGGGGTCGACCTCGGCCTTGTCCCAGTAGCGCCGCTTGGGCTCGAAGTAGATGATCGGGTCGTCGCTCTGGATGGCCTGCTGCATCATCCAGTACGCGTCGGAGGAGTTGGACGGGCTGACGACCTTCAGGCCCGCCACGTGCGCGAACAGGGCCTCCGGCGACTCGGAGTGGTGCTCGACCGCGCCGATGCCGCCGCCGTAGGGGATGCGGACGACGACCGGCAGCTTGACCTTGCCCAGTGAGCGGGCGTGCATCTTGGCGAGCTGGGTGACGATCTGGTCGTAGGCCGGGAAGACGAAGCCGTCGAACTGGATCTCCACCACCGGGCGGTAGCCGCGCAGGGCGAGGCCGATCGCGGTGCCGACGATGCCGGACTCGGCGAGCGGGGTGTCGATGACCCGGCTCTCGCCGAAGTCCTTCTGGAGGCCGTCCGTCACGCGGAAGACGCCGCCGAGCTTGCCGACGTCCTCACCCATGACGAGGACCTTGGGGTCGGCGTCCAGGGCGCGGCGCAGCGACTCGTTGATGGCCTTGGCCATCGCCATCTTCTCGGCCATCTCAGTGACCCCCTTCTTCCGCGAACGACGCCTGGTAGGCGGCGAACTGGGCACGCTCCTCGTCGACGAGCGCGTGCCCGTCCGCATACGCGTTCTCGAAGATGGCGAAGTGGTCCGGGTCGGGCATGGCGCGGACCGCTTCGCGCACTCGTCTGCCCAACGTCTCGGACTCGGCCTCGAGTTCCGCGAAGAATCCCTCGTCCGTGTGGTTCGAGGCCTCCAGGTACCGGCGGAGACGCAGGATCGGGTCCTTGGCCTCCCAGGCCAGCCGCTCCTCGTCGCCCCGGTACCGGCTGGGGTCGTCGGAGGTGGTGTGGGCGCCCATGCGGTACGTGTACGCCTCGACCAGGGTCGGGCCCTCGCCGTTGCGGGCGCGTTCCAGCGCCCACTTGGTGACCGCGAGGCAGGCCAGCACGTCGTTGCCGTCGACGCGGACGCCGGGGAAGCCGTAGCCCTGGGCGCGCTGGTAGAGCGGGACGCGGGTCTGGCGCTCGGTCGGCTCGGAGATCGCCCACTGGTTGTTCTGGCAGAAGAACACCACGGGGGCGTTGTACACCGCGGAGAAGGTGAACGATTCGGCCACGTCGCCCTGGCTGGAGGCGCCGTCGCCGAAGTAGGCGATGACCGCCGAGTCCGCGCCGTCCTTGGCGATGCCCATCGCGTAGCCGGTGGCGTGCAGCGTCTGGGAGCCGATGACGATCGTGTACAGGTGGAAGTTGTTGCTGTTCGGGTCCCAGCCGCCGTTGTTCACGCCGCGGAACATGCCGAGCAGGTTGGTCGGGTCGACACCGCGGCACCAGGCGACGCCGTGCTCCCGGTAGGTCGGGAAGACGTAGTCGTCCTCGCGGGTGGCCCGGCCGGAGCCGATCTGGGCGGCCTCCTGGCCCAGCAGGGAGGCCCACAGTCCCAGCTCGCCCTGGCGCTGCAGGGCGGTGGCCTCGGCGTCGAAGCGGCGGGTGAGCACCATGTCGCGGTACAGGCCGCGCAGCTCGTCGGGGGTGATGCCGGCGACGTAGGCGTCGTACTCGGCGTTCTTGACCCGCTTGCCCTCGGGGGTCAGGAGCTGTACCAGTTCCGGGTCGGTGCCCTTCCCGGCGGTGCTGCGGGTGGTGCGCTTGGTGCCGGCGGCTCCGGTCGTGTCGCCGGCCGTGCCGGCCTTGCCTGCGGCGGTGCGTCGCGGCTTGCGCGCGGCACTGCTCTCCACGGTCACGTGTGCTCCTCCGTCGTTCCGGCCCCCGGGGTTGCCGGTAGGCCAGTGCGGCTCACCTGTTCCGACCACCGGGCACGGGGTGGGTGCCACTCGGCCGGGAACAGGCGTGACAGGTGCCCCGGCGAGCGCCCTGCAACCAACACGTTACCCAGTGCTTCACATTTCTGTGAAACCCCCTTTGACCTGCGATTTTGCTTGGATTTCCAAGTAAATCGAGGGGAGGTGAAAGCGTGCTGGTCACAGCCTTGCGGTAGTCCGGAGCACCCGCACGTTATCCCGCGCACCCAGGTCACGGGAAGAGTCGTATGTGAGACCGACCTCGCACATGAAGTGGGAAAAGTCGGGACATCACCCGCGACCGTCCCGTCCTCATCCGTCCCGCGTCCTGCGGGCGCCCGTCGGCCGACGGAAAAGCCCCGCGCATGACCGAAAGCGACCGTCAGCGACTGTCTGTGACAACCCGCAGCTCACAGGGGCAGCGAGTGCCCTACCATCTGGCGCGTGCCGCGCTCATGTGTACCACCCCACAAGTCCCACGCGCCCCCTCTGGGCGCCCTGCTGCGCCTGTACGGCGCGGGTACCGCCCTCACCTGTGAGCCGGTGGACCAGGGACTGCTCAACCGCGGCTACCGGCTGTGCACCACGCGTGGCCGCTACTTCCTCAAGCACCATTTCGACCCGGACACCGCCGACCCGGCCGCCATCGAGCGCCGGCACCGGGCCACCCAGCGCCTGGCCGACCTCGGCGTCCCGGTCGCCCCGCCGCTCGCCCACCGCGAGGGCCGTACGGTCGCCGTCGTCGGCGGCCACGCCTACGCCCTGCACCCCTGGATCGACGGCAGGCACCGCCACGGCGGCCAGCTGACGCGCGGGCAGAGCGCCCGCCTGGGGGCGCTCCTGGGGGCCGTACACGCCTGTCTGGAGCGCGTGATGCCACCCAAGGGGCGCACCCGACCGGCGTCGAGCCCCCACCCCGTGCGCAGCGCCGACCCGGCCGACACCTTCGCCCTCATCGACGCGCTGCTCGGCCGGGTGCGCCGGCACCGCCCCGCCGACGCCTTCGACGAGCTGGCCCGGCACCGGCTGCTGGAACGCCGCGCCCTCCTGGAGCAGCACGCCGGCCGGCGCCCGCCGCGCGGCGGCTCGGTGGGCTGGGTGCACGGCGACTTCCACCCGTTCAACCTGCTCTACAAGGACGACGCTCCGGCGGCCATCGTGGACTGGGACCGGCTCGGTGTGCAGCCGCGCGCGGAGGAGGCCGTGCGCGCCGCGGTGATCTTCTTCGTCCGCCCCGGCGGGACGCTGGACCTGCCGAAAGTGCGTGCCTACGCGCGCGCGTACCGGCATGCGGCCGGTGCCCCGCCCGCGGAGCTGGCGGCAGCCGCGCACCGGGTGTGGTGGGAGCGGCTGAACGACTTCTGGATGCTGCGCTGGCACTACGAACGCGGCGACACGCGCGCGGACTGCCAGTTCCCGGCCGCGTCGGCGCTCGCGGTGTGGTGGACCCGCGAGTACGACGCGGTGTGCGACGCGTTCGTGCGGTGAGCCGGGCGGGCGGCCGGGGGCGGGATCAGCCCGCGGGGACCGCCGTCCCGGTCGCCGTCGGTGTCGGTGTCCTTCAACCGGTGGTGTCGCCCGTGGTGCTGCCGTCCGTCGTGGTGCCCGCGGTGGCACCGCCGTCACCGGTGCCCGCGTCCGTGCCCGCGTCGGTGGTGCCGGTGTCCGTGCCGCCGTCGGTGGTGCCGGTGTCCGTGCCGCCGTTCGTCGGGTCCGTGGGCTGGGACTGCGAGGTCTGCGGGTCCGTCGGCTCGTCGGTCGGGGTGGAGTCGGCCGGCTTCGACGGGGTGTACGACGGCGTGGTCGCCGGCGGCCAGCCGTTGCCGGTGCCGGTGCCGGTTCCGGTGTCCGAGCCGGTGTGCGTGGAGGGGTCCGAGGGCGCGCCGGTGTCGTCGTCGGACGGGCTCGCGGAGGGCTTCTCGTGCTTGGTGCTCTTGGAGTGCGTGCTCGACGGCTTGGTGTCGGTGCCCTTGCCGCCGCCGTCGCCGCCGGCGCCCTTCAGCGCCAGCGCCACGCCCGCCGCGATCGCGACGACCGCGAGGACGGCCAGGATCCACATCTTGCCGCGTCCGCTGCCCTTGTTGCCGTGCCCCTCGAAGCCGCCGTCGTCGCCGCTGCCGTAGCCCGTCGGCAGGATCGGCTGCGGGATCTGCGCGGTGCCCGAGGCGTCCATCGGGTGCGGCATGACGGTCGTGCCGGCGAAGCCGGCCGCCGGGGCGTGCCGGCCGTCGTGCGCCGCCACCGGGCCGGTGTTCCAGGTGCCGGTGTGGCCGCCCTGCTCGTACAGCATCTGGAGGCCGTACTGGACGAGGCCGCGCATCTCCTCGGCCGTCTGGAACCGGTCGTCGGGGTCCTTGGCGAGGGAGCGCATGACCAGGCCGTCCAGCTCCGGCGGGCAGGTCCCGTCCGCGACCTGCGACGGCGGCGTCGGGATGTCCTGGACGTGCTGGTAGACCACCGACAGCGGGGTCTCGCCGGTGAAGGGGGGCCGGAGCGAGAGCAGTTCGTAGAGCAGGCAGCCGGTGGCGTACAGGTCGGAGCGGTGGTCGACGGCCTTGCCGAGCGCCTGCTCCGGGGAGAGGTACTGCGGGGTGCCCATGACCATGCCGGTCTGCGTCATCGTCGTGGACGCGCCGTGCAGGGCACGGGCGATGCCGAAGTCCATCACCTTGACGGCACCGCTGTGGGTGATGATGACATTCGCCGGCTTGATGTCACGGTGCACGATGCCATGCTGGTGCGAGTAGGCGAGCGCCTCCAGCACCCCGGAGACGATGATCAGGGCCTGCTCGGGGCCCGGCGCCTCGGCGTTCAGCAGCAGGTCGCGGATGGTGCGGCCCTCGACCAGCTCCATGACGATGTACGGCACGGACTGGCCGCCCACGCTGTCCTCGCCGGAGTCGTACACGGCGACGATCGCGTGGTGGTTGAGTCCGGCGACCGACTGGGCCTCGCGGGTGAAGCGGGCCTTGGAGACCGGGTCCTCGGCCAGGTCCGCGCGGAGCAGCTTGACCGCGACGGTGCGGCCCAGGCGGACGTCCTCCGCCGCGAACACCTCGGCCATGCCGCCCCGGCCCAGCCGGTGCGTGAGCCGGTACCGGCCGTCGCCGACGAGCCCTCCGTTGCCCCACATCTCCGGCGCGTCCGACATGCCGCCGCCAGTCGCCTCGGGGTCGGACGGGCCCTGAGAGCGCTGCTGCTGTGCCATCAGTCCTCGCCGTCGTTTCTGCCCGCGGTGCGCGCGGTGTTGTCACGGTCTCCGTCGGCCACGCTACAGCCTCCGCGGGGGCCACCGGTCCGGAACCGCAACCCGGACCGGTCCGCGACGGACCGGTCATGAAACCTCTAGCACGCGCTGTCGTGCAAATCCCGTGTGCCTGTCGTACGACACCGGTAACGCTTGCGCGACGCTTCTTGCGCGTACGGTCACGGAACGGGCACCGAGCTTGACGTGCCCGTGCCCTGGGGCAGACTTGGCCGGGAATGACACACGATCAAGGCCTGTTCGCCGGTGACGGCGCCGGAGGGCCAGTGGGGGACGCGGACAGATGAGCCAGGACGGCGCACACGGCCGGTACGCGGGGCAGGCGCTGGCCGGGGGCCGCTACCAGCTGCGCGACCTGCTGGGTGAGGGCGGCATGGCCTCGGTGCACCTCGCGTACGACGCCGTGCTGGACCGCCAGGTGGCCATCAAGACGCTGCACACCGAACTCGGCCGGGAGCAGGCCTTCCGCGAGCGGTTCCGCCGCGAGGCCCAGGCCGTGGCCAAGCTCACCCACACCAACATCGTCTCCGTCTTCGACACGGGCGAGGACGAGCTGAACGGCATGGCGACGCCGTACATCGTCATGGAGTACGTCGAGGGCCGTCCGCTGGGCTCGGTCCTGGCCGAGGACATCCGGCAGTACGGTGCGATGCCCGCCGACAAGGCCCTGAAGCTCACCGCCGACGTGCTCGCCGCACTGGAGATCAGCCACGAGAAGGGGCTGGTCCACCGCGACATCAAGCCGGGCAACGTGATGATGACCGGGCGCGGCGTGGTCAAGGTCATGGACTTCGGCATCGCCCGCGCCATGCAGTCCGGGGTCACCTCGATGACCCAGACCGGCATGGTCGTCGGCACCCCGCAGTACCTCTCGCCCGAGCAGGCCCTCGGCCGCGGAGTGGACGCGCGCTCCGACCTGTACTCGGTCGGCATCATGCTGTTCCAGTTGGTGACCGGGCGGCTGCCGTTCGACGCGGACTCCCCGCTGGCGATCGCGTACGCGCATGTGCAGGAGGAGCCGGTGCCGCCCTCCTCGGTCAACCGCGCGCTGCCGCCGGCCGTGGACGCGCTGGTCGCCCGCGCGCTGAAGAAGAACCCGAACGAGCGTTTCCCGACCGCCGAGTCCATGCGCGACGAGTGCCTGCGCGTCGCCGCGTCCCTCCAGGCGGTCCCGCCGAGCATCGTGCCGGGCGCCGGGCCGGCACAGAGCGGTGCGGGCGTCGCCTCCGCCGTGTTCCCGCCGGTCGACCGGTCGGCCCAGGCGCCGCACGGGCCGGTGCAGACGCCGTACCCGCATGCCCCGGCCCAGAACCCGTACGGCCACCCGGCGCCCGCCGCGGCCTACGGCTACCCCCAGCAGGGCGGCTACCAGACGCCCCCGGTGGGCTACGGCCCGCAGACCGCCCCGACCCCGCCGCCGTACACGATCGCCCCGCAGTCCACCCCGGCCTCCCCCGGTGCCGGGCGGGGCAAGCGGCGCAGGCCACTGGTGATCGGCTCGGTCGCGGTGGTGGCCGTCGCGGTCGCAGGGCTGATCGTCGTGCTCACGCTGAAGAACGCCGGTGACGACATCAAGGGCGTGACCGGCGGTTCGAGCGCGTCGGCGTCCGCCTCGCACCGGGCCGGTTACCGCGGGGCGGACCCCACGCGGCAGATCGACAAGTCGGAGTGCACCGAGCCGCAGGAGTCGTACACCGACCCGAAGAAGGTCGAGATGCCCGACTTCCGCTACAAGGACATCGGCTCCGTGAAGAAGTGCCTCCAGGCCGCGGGCTGGAAGCTGCGTATCGACCACGAGGACGACGCCACCTGGGGCGAAGGGACCGTGCTGAAGCAGTTCCCCGACCACGGCACCGATGTCGACCCCGACGACGTCGGCACCATCGACCTGAGCGTGTCGACGGGCAATCCGCCGCAGTGACGCCGTACCGGGCGCGGTGAGGCCGCACCGGACACAGAGAGGGCCCGGCGGGTGTCCGCCGGGCCCTTCGGATGTCATGACCTCGTGACCGGGCCGGGTGGGCCGCCTACAGGTACGGCCCGCCCGTGTGGGCGCCGCCGCGGTGGTCGTCACCCAGCCCGTCAGGACCGGACACGCCCGGCGGGAGAGCGCGGCGCATCTGCTCAAGCTGGGCCCGCGCGGCCATCTGCTGGGCGAACAGCGTCGTCTGGATCCCGTGGAAGAGACCCTCCAGCCAGCCCACGAGCTGCGCCTGCGCGATCCGCAGTTCCGCGTCGCTCGGGGTCACCTCGTCGGTGAACGGCAGCGAGAGCCGTTCCAGTTCCTCGACCAGCTCGGGGGCCAAGCCGTCCTCCAGCTCCTTCACGGAGCTGGCGTGGATCTCCCGCAGGCGCACCCGGCTGGCCTCGTCGAGGGGAGCCGCGCGCACCTCCTCCAGGAGCTGCTTGATCATGCTGCCGATCCGCATCACCTTGGCCGGCTGTTCCACCATCTCCGTCACCGGGGTCTCGCGGGACTCCTCGTCCCCGCCGCCACCGAGCGCCATCCCGTCCTGCCCCACGACGAGGATCTGGGGATTCTCCGGCGACCGTTCGTTCCTCGGCATCTCCATGCCGCCATTGTCTCGCACACCGCCACCTCATCACCGTGGTGCCCCCTGTGTGGCCACTCCACCGTTTTAGACCCGTCGGCGCAATCCGACGTGCCACGCCGATCGCCGGATGTGAGGCTTGTCCCCGTCGGGTTTCCATCGGTCACGGCACCTGGGCTCCGGGAGGTCACCGACGTGACTCCATGCCTGCGACTGGCGCTCCGCTGCGTCCGGCTGCTGCTCCTCCTCCTCACGGCGGCGGCTCTGCCGGCGTACGGCGTCACCGTCGCCGTCGTCTACGGCGCCCCGCCCGCCCACGGCGCCGAGCGGGACCCCGTCCACCCGTCCGCTCCGGGGCACCGGGAGCAGCGGGAGCCGGCGCTGCCGGGCGCCGTGCCACCGGGCCCCGGGCGGCCGGGCCGGAACGAGCCCGACGGCGGCGGCCCGGGACACGACCGGCCGGGAAGCGACCGGCCGGAACACGGCCTCCCCGGTACCGCCGCCCTCTCCACCCTCGGTCCCGTGCACGGCGTGCGCGAGCAGGATCGGCCCGCCGACGATCCACCGGCCGCCGCCGTCCCCATGCCGTCCGACTCGGCGTCGGCGTCGGTCCGCCCCTCGGTCTCCGCCCGTCTCACCGCCGAGCCGTCGCGGGCGGGCAGCCGGGCCGGTGAGGGGCGGATACGCCCCGGACGGCCGGACGGGCCCGCCGCCGAGGTGGAGGGCGACGAGGACCCCGACACCGAGGCCGCGCAGGCGCAGGAGCCGGAGACGGCGGACGTGCCGCGCGGTACGCAGGCGGCCTCACCGCCGCCCGAGGAAGCCGGGCTCGACCCCGCCAGGCCTCCGCTGCGGCCCGCGGCCCAGCAGGCGGTCCAGCAGGGTGAGGGCCCCACGGAGCCGGTCCTGCAAATCCTTCCCCTGGGCACGGGGCTGGTCCTCATCGGCCTGGGCCTGGCCCTGGCCCTCCTGGGCCTGAGACTCCGCAGAACCTGACCCCGGGGCCCCTGCGTTCCCCGGCCCGGGTCGGACCCCGCACGACCCGTCCGCCTGCCGCTTCCGTCACGGCGCCACCAGGAGCACCTTGCCGATGTGGCCGCTGGCCTCCACCAGGTGGTGCGCCTCGGAAGCCCGCGGCATCGGCACTTCACGGTCGACGACCGGGCGGACGTGGCCGTCGGCGAGCAGCGGCCACACGTGCTCGCGTACGGCGGCGACGATCGTCGCCTTCTCCTCCAGCGGGCGGGCGCGCAGCGAGGTCGCGCTGACCGCGCCACGCTTGGCGAGGAGCGCGCCGATGTTCAGCTCGCCCTTGGTGCCGCCCTGCATACCGATGATGGCGAGGCGGCCGTTGACGGCGAGGGCCTGGACGT contains:
- a CDS encoding alpha-ketoacid dehydrogenase subunit beta translates to MAEKMAMAKAINESLRRALDADPKVLVMGEDVGKLGGVFRVTDGLQKDFGESRVIDTPLAESGIVGTAIGLALRGYRPVVEIQFDGFVFPAYDQIVTQLAKMHARSLGKVKLPVVVRIPYGGGIGAVEHHSESPEALFAHVAGLKVVSPSNSSDAYWMMQQAIQSDDPIIYFEPKRRYWDKAEVDPEAIPAPLHKARVVREGTDLTLAAYGPMVKLCHEAADAAAEEGKSLEVLDLRSVSPLDFDAVQASVEKTRRLVVVHEAPVFFGSGAEIAARITERCFYHLEAPVLRVGGYHAPYPPARLEEEYLPDLDRVLDAVDRSLAY
- the pdhA gene encoding pyruvate dehydrogenase (acetyl-transferring) E1 component subunit alpha, whose amino-acid sequence is MTVESSAARKPRRTAAGKAGTAGDTTGAAGTKRTTRSTAGKGTDPELVQLLTPEGKRVKNAEYDAYVAGITPDELRGLYRDMVLTRRFDAEATALQRQGELGLWASLLGQEAAQIGSGRATREDDYVFPTYREHGVAWCRGVDPTNLLGMFRGVNNGGWDPNSNNFHLYTIVIGSQTLHATGYAMGIAKDGADSAVIAYFGDGASSQGDVAESFTFSAVYNAPVVFFCQNNQWAISEPTERQTRVPLYQRAQGYGFPGVRVDGNDVLACLAVTKWALERARNGEGPTLVEAYTYRMGAHTTSDDPSRYRGDEERLAWEAKDPILRLRRYLEASNHTDEGFFAELEAESETLGRRVREAVRAMPDPDHFAIFENAYADGHALVDEERAQFAAYQASFAEEGGH
- a CDS encoding phosphotransferase codes for the protein MPRSCVPPHKSHAPPLGALLRLYGAGTALTCEPVDQGLLNRGYRLCTTRGRYFLKHHFDPDTADPAAIERRHRATQRLADLGVPVAPPLAHREGRTVAVVGGHAYALHPWIDGRHRHGGQLTRGQSARLGALLGAVHACLERVMPPKGRTRPASSPHPVRSADPADTFALIDALLGRVRRHRPADAFDELARHRLLERRALLEQHAGRRPPRGGSVGWVHGDFHPFNLLYKDDAPAAIVDWDRLGVQPRAEEAVRAAVIFFVRPGGTLDLPKVRAYARAYRHAAGAPPAELAAAAHRVWWERLNDFWMLRWHYERGDTRADCQFPAASALAVWWTREYDAVCDAFVR
- a CDS encoding protein kinase domain-containing protein, whose protein sequence is MAQQQRSQGPSDPEATGGGMSDAPEMWGNGGLVGDGRYRLTHRLGRGGMAEVFAAEDVRLGRTVAVKLLRADLAEDPVSKARFTREAQSVAGLNHHAIVAVYDSGEDSVGGQSVPYIVMELVEGRTIRDLLLNAEAPGPEQALIIVSGVLEALAYSHQHGIVHRDIKPANVIITHSGAVKVMDFGIARALHGASTTMTQTGMVMGTPQYLSPEQALGKAVDHRSDLYATGCLLYELLSLRPPFTGETPLSVVYQHVQDIPTPPSQVADGTCPPELDGLVMRSLAKDPDDRFQTAEEMRGLVQYGLQMLYEQGGHTGTWNTGPVAAHDGRHAPAAGFAGTTVMPHPMDASGTAQIPQPILPTGYGSGDDGGFEGHGNKGSGRGKMWILAVLAVVAIAAGVALALKGAGGDGGGKGTDTKPSSTHSKSTKHEKPSASPSDDDTGAPSDPSTHTGSDTGTGTGTGNGWPPATTPSYTPSKPADSTPTDEPTDPQTSQSQPTDPTNGGTDTGTTDGGTDTGTTDAGTDAGTGDGGATAGTTTDGSTTGDTTG
- a CDS encoding protein kinase domain-containing protein, which encodes MSQDGAHGRYAGQALAGGRYQLRDLLGEGGMASVHLAYDAVLDRQVAIKTLHTELGREQAFRERFRREAQAVAKLTHTNIVSVFDTGEDELNGMATPYIVMEYVEGRPLGSVLAEDIRQYGAMPADKALKLTADVLAALEISHEKGLVHRDIKPGNVMMTGRGVVKVMDFGIARAMQSGVTSMTQTGMVVGTPQYLSPEQALGRGVDARSDLYSVGIMLFQLVTGRLPFDADSPLAIAYAHVQEEPVPPSSVNRALPPAVDALVARALKKNPNERFPTAESMRDECLRVAASLQAVPPSIVPGAGPAQSGAGVASAVFPPVDRSAQAPHGPVQTPYPHAPAQNPYGHPAPAAAYGYPQQGGYQTPPVGYGPQTAPTPPPYTIAPQSTPASPGAGRGKRRRPLVIGSVAVVAVAVAGLIVVLTLKNAGDDIKGVTGGSSASASASHRAGYRGADPTRQIDKSECTEPQESYTDPKKVEMPDFRYKDIGSVKKCLQAAGWKLRIDHEDDATWGEGTVLKQFPDHGTDVDPDDVGTIDLSVSTGNPPQ
- a CDS encoding bacterial proteasome activator family protein translates to MEMPRNERSPENPQILVVGQDGMALGGGGDEESRETPVTEMVEQPAKVMRIGSMIKQLLEEVRAAPLDEASRVRLREIHASSVKELEDGLAPELVEELERLSLPFTDEVTPSDAELRIAQAQLVGWLEGLFHGIQTTLFAQQMAARAQLEQMRRALPPGVSGPDGLGDDHRGGAHTGGPYL